Genomic DNA from Aquisalimonas asiatica:
CCGGCGGGCTCCTGGGCGGGTGACGATCAGCGTTCCAGCAATTCCAGCTTGTTGGGTTTGCCGTCCCACTCCTCGGCGTCTTCCGGCGGATCCTTCTGTTCGGTGATCACCGGCCACTGCTGGGAGAGTTCCGCGTTGAGCTCGAGGAAATGGCTCATCTCGTCCGGGAGGTCGTCCTCGGAGTAGATCGCTTCAGCGGGGCATTCCGGCTCGCACAGGGTGCAGTCGATGCACTCGTCCGGGTCAATGGCCAGAAAGTTCGGCCCCTCGTGAAAGCAGTCCACCGGACAGACTTCCACGCAGTCGGTGT
This window encodes:
- the fdxA gene encoding ferredoxin FdxA; the protein is MTFVVTENCIKCKYTDCVEVCPVDCFHEGPNFLAIDPDECIDCTLCEPECPAEAIYSEDDLPDEMSHFLELNAELSQQWPVITEQKDPPEDAEEWDGKPNKLELLER